The Heyndrickxia vini genome contains a region encoding:
- a CDS encoding sigma 54-interacting transcriptional regulator, translating into MQLKNEIAIYKTILDLIDVGVHVIDENGKTILYNKKMIEIEGTDIEDILDKNILDVFQFYQGEDSTLLKVLHTKKPILNIQQMYFNNKGQEIKTVNNTFPIFNENTIVGAVEIVRDVTKLERMMNKNTLRETSSAHTHTFENLSDLFPQKVIETGKQMASNSSTILIIGESGTGQQILSECIHHEIYQAEKPIIFQNCSSLPESTIEQVLIDSMKLLENEKGGTLVIEDIYYLPSTSQLHFLNMITAERPYKIICTLGKDPIDLIGSGKLNKTLYYHLSELTIFIPPIRDRIDTLPSIIAFFLNKYNERFQLNVKKVSDECLESFSDYNWPGNIKEFEHVIKSSMKMLDNEDLLQYHHLPTYFRHRISHEHQFLIQKNPIKPFDEYIQEAEKYYIQKGLQYHGFNITKTAQALHMSRQNLQYRIRKYGIEKP; encoded by the coding sequence ATGCAACTTAAAAATGAAATAGCTATTTATAAAACCATTCTCGACCTCATTGATGTAGGGGTACATGTCATTGATGAGAATGGAAAAACGATTTTGTACAATAAAAAAATGATTGAAATTGAAGGAACGGATATTGAAGATATATTAGATAAAAATATATTAGATGTATTTCAGTTTTATCAAGGTGAAGATAGCACTTTATTAAAAGTTTTACATACGAAAAAGCCTATTCTTAACATTCAACAAATGTATTTTAACAATAAAGGTCAAGAAATAAAAACAGTGAACAATACATTTCCTATTTTCAATGAAAATACAATAGTTGGCGCCGTGGAAATTGTTCGAGATGTAACCAAATTAGAAAGAATGATGAACAAAAATACACTAAGGGAAACATCTTCTGCACATACTCATACCTTTGAAAATTTGTCTGATCTTTTCCCACAAAAGGTGATTGAAACAGGCAAACAAATGGCGAGTAATTCGTCAACGATATTAATCATCGGCGAATCCGGCACTGGTCAACAAATCCTTTCAGAGTGTATTCATCATGAGATTTACCAAGCGGAAAAACCGATTATTTTTCAAAATTGTTCATCCCTGCCTGAATCAACGATTGAGCAAGTACTAATTGATTCAATGAAACTTTTAGAAAATGAAAAAGGCGGAACCTTAGTAATTGAGGATATTTATTACCTTCCGTCAACTAGTCAGTTGCATTTTCTCAATATGATTACTGCTGAGCGTCCATATAAAATTATTTGCACACTTGGGAAAGATCCGATTGATTTAATAGGAAGTGGAAAATTAAATAAGACATTATATTATCATCTAAGTGAACTTACAATTTTTATACCGCCAATACGCGATCGTATTGATACCCTTCCTTCAATTATTGCATTCTTTTTAAATAAATATAATGAGCGCTTTCAACTAAATGTAAAAAAAGTATCAGATGAGTGTCTCGAAAGTTTTTCAGATTATAATTGGCCTGGCAATATAAAGGAATTTGAACATGTCATTAAAAGCTCAATGAAGATGCTTGATAATGAAGATTTGCTGCAGTATCATCATTTACCAACTTATTTTAGACATCGAATATCACACGAACACCAATTTCTAATTCAAAAGAATCCAATCAAACCATTCGATGAATACATCCAAGAAGCGGAAAAATATTATATCCAAAAAGGCCTGCAGTACCATGGATTTAACATTACAAAAACCGCTCAGGCACTTCATATGAGCCGTCAAAATTTACAATATCGCATACGCAAGTATGGAATTGAAAAACCATAA
- a CDS encoding ornithine--oxo-acid transaminase has translation MVTKSEKIIEQTENYGAHNYHPLPVVISEAEGVWVKDPEGNKYMDMLSAYSAVNQGHRHPKIIEALKQQADRVTLTSRAFHNDQLGPWFEMVCKLTNKEMALPMNTGAEAVETAIKAARRWAYDVKGVAENQAEIIGCEGNFHGRTMTAVSLSSEEEYKRGFGPMLPGIKLVPYGDLEALKAVITPNTAAFIIEPIQGEAGIVIPPEGFLKAAYQLCKENNVLFIADEIQSGLARSGKMFACDWEEITPDIYILGKALGGGVFPISCVVANKDILGVFNPGSHGSTFGGNPMACAVSIAALDVLIDEKLSEKSLELGEYFMGQLKEIQNPIIKEVRGKGLFIGVVLGEPARKYCEALKLEGLLCKETHENVIRFAPPLVITKEELDWAISRIKKVLS, from the coding sequence ATGGTAACAAAATCAGAAAAAATTATCGAACAAACAGAAAATTATGGTGCTCATAATTATCATCCACTACCAGTTGTTATATCTGAAGCTGAAGGAGTTTGGGTAAAAGATCCAGAGGGTAATAAGTATATGGATATGTTAAGTGCGTACTCTGCTGTGAATCAGGGACATCGTCACCCGAAAATTATTGAAGCGCTTAAACAACAAGCAGATCGTGTCACCTTGACTTCACGGGCATTTCATAATGACCAGCTTGGTCCGTGGTTTGAAATGGTGTGTAAATTAACTAATAAGGAAATGGCTTTGCCGATGAATACAGGTGCGGAGGCAGTCGAAACAGCAATTAAAGCAGCAAGACGATGGGCATATGATGTAAAGGGTGTAGCCGAGAATCAAGCTGAGATCATTGGATGCGAAGGGAATTTTCATGGGAGAACAATGACGGCAGTATCCCTATCTTCCGAAGAGGAATATAAACGTGGATTTGGTCCGATGTTACCGGGAATCAAACTTGTGCCATATGGTGATTTAGAAGCTTTAAAAGCGGTTATTACCCCAAATACAGCGGCGTTTATAATTGAGCCGATTCAAGGGGAGGCGGGAATCGTTATCCCACCGGAAGGTTTCTTAAAAGCTGCTTATCAATTGTGTAAAGAAAATAATGTACTATTTATTGCAGATGAAATTCAATCGGGCTTAGCTCGTTCTGGGAAAATGTTTGCGTGTGATTGGGAAGAAATTACCCCCGATATTTACATTCTTGGAAAAGCACTAGGAGGCGGAGTTTTCCCAATTTCATGTGTCGTTGCTAACAAAGATATTTTAGGAGTATTTAACCCGGGATCACATGGCTCTACATTCGGAGGAAATCCAATGGCCTGTGCCGTTTCCATTGCAGCTTTAGATGTCTTAATCGATGAAAAATTAAGTGAAAAGTCGTTGGAACTTGGAGAATACTTTATGGGCCAATTAAAAGAAATTCAGAACCCAATTATAAAAGAAGTTCGCGGCAAAGGCTTATTTATTGGTGTTGTCTTAGGAGAACCCGCCAGAAAATATTGTGAGGCATTAAAATTAGAGGGACTTTTATGTAAAGAAACTCATGAGAATGTGATTCGCTTCGCACCTCCACTAGTAATTACAAAGGAAGAACTTGATTGGGCCATTTCACGTATTAAAAAAGTTCTCTCTTAA
- a CDS encoding Glu/Leu/Phe/Val family dehydrogenase codes for MENLNLFTSTQDVIQEALSKLGFNNEMYELLKEPLRILTVRMPIRMDDGTIKVFTGYRSQHNDAVGPTKGGVRFHPEVNEDEVKALSMWMTIKCGIVDLPYGGGKGGIVCDPRTMSMGEIERLSRGYVRAISQIVGPTKDIPAPDVYTNSQIMAWMMDEYSSLRENDSPGFITGKPIVLGGSEGRDKATAQGVTICIEEAAKKKGFDLKGARVVIQGFGNAGSFLAKFLHDEGAKVIGISDAYGALHDPNGLDIDYLLDRRDSFGTVTTLFENTITNKELLELDCDILVPAAISNQITSENASNIRASIVVEAANGPTTVEATKILTERGILLVPDVLASSGGVTVSYFEWVQNNQGYYWTEDEVNEKLRKKLVEAFNNVYTTAETRKLNMRLAAYMVGLRNAAEASKFRGWI; via the coding sequence ATGGAAAATCTAAATTTATTCACATCTACTCAGGATGTCATTCAGGAAGCCCTTTCAAAATTAGGATTTAATAATGAGATGTATGAACTGTTAAAAGAGCCATTACGAATTTTGACTGTCCGAATGCCAATTAGAATGGATGATGGAACGATCAAAGTTTTTACAGGATACCGTTCTCAACATAATGATGCTGTTGGACCAACAAAAGGGGGCGTTCGCTTCCATCCCGAGGTAAATGAGGATGAGGTAAAGGCATTATCTATGTGGATGACAATTAAATGTGGAATTGTTGATCTCCCATATGGCGGAGGAAAAGGCGGAATTGTTTGCGATCCAAGAACGATGTCAATGGGAGAAATTGAACGATTAAGCCGTGGATATGTTCGAGCGATCAGCCAAATCGTCGGTCCAACAAAAGATATTCCTGCTCCTGATGTTTATACGAACTCACAAATTATGGCATGGATGATGGATGAGTATAGTAGTTTACGTGAAAATGATTCTCCAGGTTTTATTACTGGGAAACCTATTGTACTCGGTGGGTCAGAAGGACGTGATAAAGCGACAGCACAAGGAGTGACCATCTGCATCGAAGAGGCAGCCAAGAAAAAAGGGTTTGATTTAAAAGGTGCACGTGTTGTTATTCAAGGATTCGGGAATGCCGGAAGCTTCTTAGCGAAGTTTCTTCATGATGAAGGTGCTAAGGTTATCGGGATTTCTGATGCTTACGGCGCCCTGCACGATCCTAACGGTTTAGATATCGATTATTTACTCGATCGTCGTGATAGTTTTGGTACAGTAACGACACTATTTGAAAATACGATAACGAATAAGGAACTTTTGGAACTAGATTGTGATATTTTAGTCCCTGCTGCGATTTCCAATCAAATTACTTCGGAAAATGCTAGTAATATTAGAGCTTCGATCGTTGTAGAAGCAGCAAATGGTCCTACAACAGTTGAAGCTACGAAAATCTTAACTGAAAGAGGAATTCTACTCGTACCAGATGTTCTTGCGAGTTCCGGTGGTGTAACGGTTTCTTATTTTGAATGGGTTCAAAATAATCAAGGGTATTACTGGACGGAAGATGAAGTAAATGAAAAGCTACGGAAAAAACTTGTAGAAGCCTTTAATAATGTGTATACAACTGCGGAAACGCGTAAACTTAACATGCGTTTAGCTGCGTATATGGTTGGATTAAGAAATGCTGCTGAAGCATCTAAGTTTAGAGGATGGATTTAA
- a CDS encoding DUF378 domain-containing protein, whose translation MSAIQRIALVLTIIGAINWGLIGFFHFNLVASIFGNTTTLTRIIYGLVGIAGLINLGILFKPNEEFERSPETRTNRQ comes from the coding sequence ATGAGTGCCATTCAACGTATTGCACTTGTACTAACAATTATCGGAGCGATTAATTGGGGTCTCATCGGATTTTTTCACTTTAATTTAGTTGCTTCTATTTTTGGAAATACGACTACATTGACTCGTATTATTTATGGGCTAGTTGGAATTGCCGGGTTAATAAATTTAGGGATTTTGTTTAAACCAAATGAAGAGTTTGAACGTTCCCCAGAAACTAGAACGAATAGGCAATAA
- a CDS encoding glucose-6-phosphate isomerase, whose amino-acid sequence MTHIQFDYSKALSFFGEHELTYLESAVKAAHQSLHNKTGAGNDFLGWIDLPVEYDKEEFQRILNASEKIKNDSDVLLVIGIGGSYLGARAAIEMLNHSFYNSQTNEKRKTPQILFVGNNISSSYMTDVIDLLEGKDFSINVISKSGTTTEPAIAFRIFSKLLKQKYGEEAAKHRIYATTDKAKGALKTLANEEGYETFVIPDDVGGRYSVLTAVGLLPIAVSGVNIHEMMDGAAQARIDFNNENLKENISYQYAAVRNVLYNKGKTIEMLINYEPGLQYFSEWWKQLFGESEGKDQKGIFPSSANFSTDLHSLGQYIQEGRRDLFETVIKVAKARHELVIEEEEHDLDGLNYLAGKTVDFVNNKAFEGTLLAHTDGNVPNLIVEIPEMNAYTFGYLVYFFEKACAISGYLLGVNPFDQPGVEAYKVNMFALLGKPGYEAKKAELENRLK is encoded by the coding sequence ATGACACATATTCAATTTGATTATTCAAAAGCGTTATCCTTTTTTGGCGAGCACGAACTTACATATTTGGAATCTGCAGTAAAGGCAGCACACCAATCTTTACATAATAAAACTGGTGCGGGAAATGACTTTTTAGGTTGGATTGATCTACCTGTAGAATATGATAAAGAAGAATTTCAACGAATACTTAATGCCTCTGAAAAAATTAAAAATGACTCTGATGTCCTATTAGTTATAGGAATTGGCGGTTCCTATTTAGGAGCACGGGCAGCTATTGAAATGTTAAATCATAGTTTTTATAATTCGCAAACAAATGAAAAACGAAAAACACCGCAAATTTTATTTGTAGGAAACAATATTAGCTCATCGTATATGACTGATGTAATCGATCTGTTAGAAGGAAAAGATTTTTCAATTAATGTAATATCAAAATCAGGTACGACAACAGAACCAGCTATTGCATTCCGTATTTTTAGTAAGCTATTGAAGCAGAAATACGGTGAGGAAGCTGCGAAACATCGTATTTATGCTACGACAGATAAAGCGAAAGGTGCATTAAAAACATTGGCAAATGAGGAAGGCTATGAAACATTTGTTATTCCTGATGATGTTGGCGGACGTTACTCCGTATTAACTGCTGTTGGCTTGCTCCCAATCGCAGTAAGTGGTGTGAATATTCATGAAATGATGGATGGAGCAGCACAAGCGAGAATTGATTTTAATAATGAGAATTTGAAAGAAAATATTTCTTACCAATATGCTGCAGTTCGTAATGTTCTTTATAATAAAGGTAAAACCATTGAAATGCTGATTAATTATGAACCAGGCTTACAGTATTTTTCTGAATGGTGGAAGCAATTATTTGGAGAAAGTGAAGGAAAGGATCAAAAAGGGATTTTTCCTTCCTCTGCTAATTTCTCGACTGATTTGCATTCATTAGGACAATACATCCAAGAGGGACGTCGTGATTTATTCGAAACAGTTATTAAAGTGGCTAAAGCTAGACATGAGTTAGTGATTGAAGAAGAAGAACATGATTTAGACGGTCTTAATTATCTTGCGGGAAAAACTGTTGATTTCGTAAATAATAAAGCATTTGAAGGAACTCTATTAGCACATACAGATGGAAATGTTCCTAATTTAATTGTAGAAATTCCAGAAATGAATGCCTACACATTTGGATACTTAGTATATTTCTTTGAAAAAGCTTGTGCAATAAGTGGATATCTTCTCGGTGTGAACCCATTCGATCAACCAGGGGTTGAGGCATATAAGGTAAATATGTTTGCACTTCTAGGAAAGCCTGGTTACGAAGCGAAAAAGGCAGAATTAGAAAATAGATTAAAATAA